One genomic window of Halovivax cerinus includes the following:
- a CDS encoding DUF5783 family protein, whose product MADFDPEKFEDKYANYFPELQQAYKNAFNRMNDRYDSQLVHAIDQQVLNESEPFYEGDGEFRIELPDDPYDRLQGVVVPQEKFEDVLEVHVEEIESELRRVFGFA is encoded by the coding sequence ATGGCCGACTTCGATCCGGAGAAATTCGAGGACAAGTACGCGAACTACTTCCCCGAACTCCAGCAGGCGTACAAGAACGCGTTCAATCGGATGAACGACCGGTACGATTCGCAGCTGGTCCACGCGATCGACCAGCAGGTGTTGAACGAGAGCGAACCGTTCTACGAGGGTGACGGGGAGTTCCGCATCGAATTACCGGATGATCCGTACGATCGGCTTCAGGGCGTCGTCGTCCCCCAAGAGAAGTTCGAGGACGTCCTCGAGGTACACGTCGAAGAGATCGAGTCGGAACTCCGACGCGTGTTCGGATTCGCCTGA
- a CDS encoding NifU family protein, whose protein sequence is MSTETQEGDDLEERVANFLRRNFPQIQMHGGSAAIQDIDRETGEVSIALGGACSGCGISPMTIQAIKSRMVKEIPEITQVNAHTGMDDGGMGGGGMSPSFPGETVDDEDDDEGPQAPF, encoded by the coding sequence ATGAGCACGGAGACCCAGGAGGGAGACGACCTGGAAGAGCGCGTCGCCAACTTCCTGCGACGTAACTTCCCGCAGATTCAGATGCACGGCGGCAGTGCCGCGATACAGGACATCGATCGCGAGACGGGCGAGGTCTCGATCGCGCTCGGCGGCGCCTGCAGCGGCTGTGGCATCTCGCCGATGACGATCCAGGCGATCAAGAGCCGGATGGTCAAGGAGATACCGGAGATCACGCAGGTCAACGCCCACACCGGCATGGACGACGGTGGCATGGGAGGCGGCGGGATGAGCCCGTCGTTCCCCGGCGAAACCGTCGACGACGAGGACGACGACGAAGGCCCGCAGGCACCGTTCTAG